In Galactobacillus timonensis, the genomic window CGGAGTAACTGCCAGTATTCCCTCATTCATCTCGATTTCATAGTTGTCCGCAATAAAACCGGAATTAGGCATATAGGTGATCGTATTCGTAACTCTGCCGACTTTGGTAATGGTGCCGCTTGCCTTAATATCACTGACTTCACCCGGCACAAAGCCATCGCCTCCAACCGTCACACCCGATGATGTCAAAGGTGTACCGTCATAAGCTTTTTCAGCTCCCTGTGACGTCAGCGTTACGGAGCGCTTTGTAACCGTCAGCACACCCGGCACTGTTATGACATTTGAAAAATATTTCGTCACATCAGTACCGGCACTGTCCTTGATCGTATAGGAAGTGATGTTATTGGCAACGTAGCCCACATTAGTGATCGTACCGTCCGTTGTAGCGGAAACGGTCATTCCATCCGGCAGACCTTTGCTTGTTGTAATGGCAGTCGAAGTCAATGCTGTTCCGTCATAGACCTTCCCGGCGTCCTTCACCGTCAACGTGATTTCGGATGTATTTGACGTTATCGTCAGTTTTCCTGGCTTCATTGAAATCGAATAGTTATTTTCATTAAAACGATCCTTTGTCGTATAGCTGATCGAATTGTCGGCACTGCCTACTTTCGTAATCGAGCCCGTCGCCTTAACGCTGCTGACTTCACCATCCACGAAACCATCACCGCCGACCGTCACCTGATCATTCGTCAGCGCAGTTCCGTCATACTCTTTCGTATCGCCGGCTGATTCAAGGGTTACCTGACGCTTTTTGATAGTGAGAGTGCCCGGCGCAACGCTGATATGAAACCCAGTCGTAACATCCCTCCCCTGAGAGGTATTAACCTTGATTGCACCGTCAGGTGTGGAAACTGTATTGGTGTAGGTTCCGACCTTTGTGCCTTGAGCCATTTCATTGGTTACATTGCTCAAACCGGTAACCTGATACGTCGTACCATTGAGGGTCACATTTATTGAATTTGTACCTGCCTCGACCTCGGTTCCGTTCACGGTAAATCCAGAAAGACTGTGTTCCTTTCCATCATAAGTAACCGTATCATCCTTACCCTGAATCAGTATTGTCTGTGACTCAATCGGGACCGACACACTGGCGCTGCCGGTCTGTGCCACAGAAGTAGTAAATTTGGCGTCAGGGAAAGAATAGGAATACGTCAATCCGGAATAGATATTAAAGTTCACCGCCTGCTTCGCACAGTCTTCTGCAGTCACCGTATAGGAAAAGCTTCCGGTCCATGTACCACTTCCCGTCTTCGCAAGGCTCGAAATCTCAATCGACGTCCCATCGATCTCTGCATAGGTTGCACCACTGGTCAAAGAAACCGTGATCCCCTTCGTCTTCGTCTCAGTAGGCGTGATCGTTGCTGTAACAGTGATGGTGTCTCCCGGTAGAACCTTTTCCTTATCGCTCTTTGCCGAGACACTGATGCCGACCGGCTCCGTATCAACCTTGAACTCAATTCCAGCATTATTGTCAGCGGCACGGTAATAGCCGAACACGATCTGATATCCTTCTGCATTTGCCCGCTGAATCAGGTTTTTGAATCCCGCATAATTTGCAATGGAGCCATAGCCGCTGAAGTTTCCATTCAAACCTTCAATCGGATAGAAGTTGTTCAGCGAATTACTGGAGTTGAGACCCGTAATCAGATACCCGTCCTCCGCCTTGGCAAACACCAGCAGGTTACCCCGCACATTGTTGCCGCTGCGGAAACTCTTCAAAGTTACCGTTTCACCGCTGGTGATCGGCGTCAGAGGAACCAGATCCGCATTGCTCGTATCATCATAGACATTATTGCCGTTATAACCCTGGTTCCATGCCGCAATGGCCACCTGCGCATGGTCAAAGGTACCCTTTACCGTCGTATCATAGCCGCTGCTGATGGAGCCAACAACATAGTTTGAAAACGACGAAGCCGCAAACTCCGCTCCGGTATCATCAACTTTTGCGTCGGTGACTTCACTGACCTTCCCCGAATCATCCTGATGCAGCAGATAGAACTCATCACCATCTACCGTCGCATTGGAAGGAAACGAAATTGTCACGTGGACCGCATCCGTCTTAACCGGCTCCACTTCCGCGTTATCTGCATCATAGAACGTGATATTGACGCCTGTCGCATCCACGGTGCCGGCCCCAAGAACCTGCTGCGCAATCGCCATCGCATCCGCACTCTTAAGGTCACTCACCTTCATCGTCACATCCTGTGCAAAGGCGCCTGCATCGGCGACAGCCGTAACCTGAATATGTGACGCCGTTTCCGCGGTATAGGTCTGTGAGGCGGTTGTGACTTCTGTTTCCTCCGGCTCCGCATTTAAAGCAGCCGCATCATCCGCGGTCGCATTTGTGTCAGCAGAATCCGTCTGCGTCCCATCGGTATTTTCTACATCTCCCGACGCAGGTTCCTGATCGGATCCGGTTGTATCCGTTGTCCCGGTTTCCGTTGTTGCGCCGTCTGTCGTTCCGGTTGTTTCTGTGTCTGCGGCGTCTGTACCAGTATCTGTACCGTTATCGGAAGAATCCGTGGATGTTCCCGTATCGGCAGTATCTGTCGACTCCGTCGGCCCGGTCGTTTCCACGGTCGTCGTACCGCTTCCAGTATCTTCTGCATAAACCGCTGTATATGGGCTGACCAGATTCATCAGCAACAACGTTGATAATAACAATCCATTCAATCTCTTCATCGCCTGCCTCCTTCCCAAAAACCGAAGAATAATAAACGATCGCATCAGATACTAGGATCAATATTTGTCAATGTCAAATAAACAGATTTGTTAATTTTGTGTCATATATCTTTTATTAGATATTTGATGCAAAAATACATGTAACAAGTGGATTTAAGCTATATTGCATAATTCATTCCCCGCTTTTGCCAGATCCGTAGGAAAGCTTTCCACGCAAAAACCGGCTCCCGCGTTCAGCCAGAGCCGGCACAGCACCATTTCAGTAACTGTCTCATTTATTTCCTGCGCCGCGATTTTCGAACCAGCACAAGCAACATCACCGCAACACCCGCAAGCAGCGCAAGCGCACCGCCCTTTTCCTGCAGCAGCGTACGTACACTGCCGGCAAACGTCTTCGTCACCGTCGTATCCAGATACAGGTCACTCTCAGCATACAGACGATCATAGGCATAGATCTGCACCTTACCGATGACGGTACCTTCGCTCACCGGCGCATCGATAACTTCAGGCACATCCACATAAACATGCAGACTGGAATCTGATGGAAGAATGCCCGCAACCGTCTCTGCCGCCACCGCCTCAACCTGCGTCATATCGCCATTGCGCACCCGGAGAGATACCACCGGGTTTCCTGCAACGACCGGCTCCTCATACGCGTAATGCGCACCGTAATAGTTATAGATCGTGGCCGCATCCTCAATCGCCGCCGGATAATAATACGGCTCCTTGTAGGCATGGGCATTGATCAGCAGAAGGTGCAGACTGCCCGCATCACAAAGACTCGCCAGACAGTGACGCGCCTCAATCGTATAGCCGCCCTTGCCGCCGATAAAACCCGGGATCGAAAAATGCGTATCCCATGCCGGATCATATTCATCGAGATAGAACAGCACATAATTATCCATCGACAGCCCGTCAGGATACGTCTTCACCGGCGTCGACACATATTTCCGCGTATGGATCACTTCCATGAACGTTTCATTCTGCATACAGTACTTCAGCAGCTTCGCAAGATCCCGGCACGTCGAATAGTGGTTATCATCATGCAGGCCCGTCGTATTAACGAAGTGGGTATCAAGCATCCCAAGCTCCTGCGCCTTCTGATTCATCAGATCAACAAACGCCTCTTCACTGCCGCTGACATAGAGCGCCAGCGCCCGGCAGCAGTCCGCTCCACTCGGCAATAAGACACCATAAATCAGATCCAGCGCCGTCGGCGTATCACCATACCAGTAGCCTGCCCGATTGGCGCTTGCCTCAATCAACCCCGCCAGCGTCGTCCGCGTAATCTCAATCGTCACATTTTCCGGATCCGGAATGTTCTCGAGCGCAACAATCGCTGTCATCATCTTAGTGAGACTCGCCGGAAACATCCGCTGAATACTGCCCTCATCCAGCAGGACACTGCCCGTATCCAGATCCTCAAGATAGTAATATTCACTGCTCAGCGTCAATGTTTCTTCCGGCGCATACGTGGAAGGATCATCAACCACCGTCGCCGTCTGCGGCTTACCACAGCCCGCCAAAAGCAGCGATCCGCTCAGCACTGCTATAAAGAAACACTGCCCCATGTTCCTATACATCGTCATAGTCAAAGTATACAGGAACAGTCAAAAAAAGAAGCACGATCCGGCGGACACTGTGCCCAACAAATCGTGTTTCATCCCAAAAAAACACCTCCAGTTTCCAAGAAAATCGCCAAGGTTGTTTTGCCGGGTTTCGTAAACGATGCCGCCTGCGCCAGCACAAGCATGCTTATCCTGACGAATTCTTTAGAAAAAAACGGTTCCAGCAACCAGAAAGGCATACTATGACATCTGCGCATAGCGTCAGTCATAACATTGACACAGCATATCTACGCATTTTCCTTTGACGAACGAAACACAGCCTGTATATAATAATCAGGCACGCGGCAGTGGTGGAACGGTAGACACGCACGCTTGAGGGGCGTGTGGAGAGATCCGTGCGGGTTCAAATCCCGCTTGCCGCACCATAACAGATCAAAACCGCATTTCAACAGAAGTGCGGTTTTCTTGTCATCTGGTCGATATCGCGAGATTGTCAAAGCACAGAAGGCGACAGAAAGAAAGGCATTGCTATAATGATTAGCGCAACGAAAGTGAGGCAGATATGACAAAAGTAAACGTCATCTCAGGTTTTCTCGGAGCAGGGAAAACAACATTGATTCAGAAACTTCTCAAAGACGTATTCAAAAATGAAAAGGTTGTCCTCGTCGAAAATGAATTCGGCGAAATCGGCATCGACGGAGGATTCCTCAAAG contains:
- a CDS encoding beta strand repeat-containing protein; this translates as MKRLNGLLLSTLLLMNLVSPYTAVYAEDTGSGTTTVETTGPTESTDTADTGTSTDSSDNGTDTGTDAADTETTGTTDGATTETGTTDTTGSDQEPASGDVENTDGTQTDSADTNATADDAAALNAEPEETEVTTASQTYTAETASHIQVTAVADAGAFAQDVTMKVSDLKSADAMAIAQQVLGAGTVDATGVNITFYDADNAEVEPVKTDAVHVTISFPSNATVDGDEFYLLHQDDSGKVSEVTDAKVDDTGAEFAASSFSNYVVGSISSGYDTTVKGTFDHAQVAIAAWNQGYNGNNVYDDTSNADLVPLTPITSGETVTLKSFRSGNNVRGNLLVFAKAEDGYLITGLNSSNSLNNFYPIEGLNGNFSGYGSIANYAGFKNLIQRANAEGYQIVFGYYRAADNNAGIEFKVDTEPVGISVSAKSDKEKVLPGDTITVTATITPTETKTKGITVSLTSGATYAEIDGTSIEISSLAKTGSGTWTGSFSYTVTAEDCAKQAVNFNIYSGLTYSYSFPDAKFTTSVAQTGSASVSVPIESQTILIQGKDDTVTYDGKEHSLSGFTVNGTEVEAGTNSINVTLNGTTYQVTGLSNVTNEMAQGTKVGTYTNTVSTPDGAIKVNTSQGRDVTTGFHISVAPGTLTIKKRQVTLESAGDTKEYDGTALTNDQVTVGGDGFVDGEVSSVKATGSITKVGSADNSISYTTKDRFNENNYSISMKPGKLTITSNTSEITLTVKDAGKVYDGTALTSTAITTSKGLPDGMTVSATTDGTITNVGYVANNITSYTIKDSAGTDVTKYFSNVITVPGVLTVTKRSVTLTSQGAEKAYDGTPLTSSGVTVGGDGFVPGEVSDIKASGTITKVGRVTNTITYMPNSGFIADNYEIEMNEGILAVTPNTTVITIQADNASKIYDGTALTSNQYTVSNLPDGFQVEAETAGSITSVGVAFNTITGYQIFNTNNNNEDVTDQFSGVTLKNGTLTILKRSVKLTSQSASKVYDGKALTAPDVTVSGDGFAAGEVSNITATGTITTSGSVINTITYTTAEGFKPDNYTIEMEQGTLTVLANRGEIVITAGSATKIYDGKALTESGADVAGLPSGFTISVMTSGSITDVGSVKNTVDSYIIKDSNGNEVTTEFTNIKTNDGTLTVTKRPVGLISQSVTREYNGKELTAPTVTIEGYGFVDGEVSEIAATGAATNVTDENGVVNAISYKTAESFKADNYEIYKKEGTLKITKASNTFVIIADSPYKDYDGEPLTATYSVIVPSGFDGYSATAKLTLHGSSVSSDDAQSITDAGSAYVMVTSYKLLDAAKQDVTKNFEDPLVIDGELNVYPRLLILTSASDTKEYDGTPLADSTVTVGGDGFAPGESFDIYASGSQTEVGDSPNTIPDLSTLKEKYPAGFKLSNYSVVPIEGTLSVTQNTSPIVVTAASQVKIYDGKPLTSGLYSVSGLPEGFSTEAELAGSVTNVTDYAEGNHTVSSVKILRNGEDVTSNFSNITTVSGTLRIVPASLAVEPVADTVYNGQEQKLIPNVAYDVGTSQYASSAKRAASSLGGISFLVRALSFENGADPSAPVPVKGTDYTLSYSVVSGDFVNAGSVIQVTVTAVDGGNYSGTVSEEYKIVPRKLSVVTYSASKDYDGTALTAGGSLSGAVESDGLRLVMTGSQTSAGSSDNTYVIDYGSALATNYEIESESLGTLTVFALAAKEAGRTCQDDGYGDGYVWNEAAQACVLESAPPVSSRKLSPQTGVTGSGE
- a CDS encoding D-alanyl-D-alanine carboxypeptidase family protein — translated: MTMYRNMGQCFFIAVLSGSLLLAGCGKPQTATVVDDPSTYAPEETLTLSSEYYYLEDLDTGSVLLDEGSIQRMFPASLTKMMTAIVALENIPDPENVTIEITRTTLAGLIEASANRAGYWYGDTPTALDLIYGVLLPSGADCCRALALYVSGSEEAFVDLMNQKAQELGMLDTHFVNTTGLHDDNHYSTCRDLAKLLKYCMQNETFMEVIHTRKYVSTPVKTYPDGLSMDNYVLFYLDEYDPAWDTHFSIPGFIGGKGGYTIEARHCLASLCDAGSLHLLLINAHAYKEPYYYPAAIEDAATIYNYYGAHYAYEEPVVAGNPVVSLRVRNGDMTQVEAVAAETVAGILPSDSSLHVYVDVPEVIDAPVSEGTVIGKVQIYAYDRLYAESDLYLDTTVTKTFAGSVRTLLQEKGGALALLAGVAVMLLVLVRKSRRRK